One Sulfurimonas crateris genomic window carries:
- a CDS encoding type II toxin-antitoxin system RelE/ParE family toxin, with product MTLKLHPLAENELVIALNYYFEISPKLEKKFLSHIDKQFNDILSSPNLYQYETETSQKVVMKKFPYIIIYEKYEDIIMILAIFHTKQNPKKLMQRNNNT from the coding sequence TTGACTTTAAAACTACATCCTCTTGCGGAAAATGAGTTAGTAATTGCACTCAACTATTACTTTGAAATAAGCCCAAAACTAGAAAAAAAATTTTTATCTCATATTGACAAACAATTCAACGATATCCTAAGTTCTCCAAATTTATATCAATATGAGACTGAAACATCTCAAAAAGTTGTAATGAAGAAGTTTCCATACATCATAATATATGAAAAATATGAAGATATTATAATGATATTGGCTATCTTTCATACAAAACAAAATCCAAAAAAACTAATGCAAAGAAATAACAATACCTAG
- the cysS gene encoding cysteine--tRNA ligase has translation MTIYDSVQKTKREFIPQESDKVSLYVCGPTVYDDAHLGHAKSALVFDLLTRVLKAEGYDVTYARNITDIDDKIINKASQNGKEIKEITDFYTEAYHKEMEKLGVKRPDLEPKATESLEAMFELIQKLIDSNHAYKTEDGDVYFDTSSDSEYLKLSCRIQDEDDKKQRVESSSQKKNSADFALWKSVKDDSVTFDSPFGRGRPGWHLECSAMIEKHLAHKGRKFAVDIHGGGADLLFPHHENEAAQTRCATDHALANYWMHNGFVNIDGEKMSKSLGNSFFLKDALKVYDGEVLRFYLLSTHYRSNFNFNEDDLLASKKRLDKIYRLKKRLFGLTHNNEKTEFQENLLKALNDDLNISAALALIDEMLSHANETLDAAGKHKELKRDTLSNLAYIEEVLGFGVKNPYEYFQWGVNEETKAKIETLIKQRDEAKKAKDFATSDNIRDEILSFGVSLMDTPQGTFWERV, from the coding sequence ATGACAATTTACGATTCAGTGCAAAAAACAAAGAGGGAGTTTATCCCTCAAGAGAGCGACAAAGTGAGCCTTTATGTGTGCGGTCCTACTGTTTATGACGATGCCCACTTGGGACATGCAAAAAGCGCTCTTGTTTTTGACCTTTTAACTAGAGTTTTAAAGGCTGAGGGCTACGATGTTACCTATGCAAGAAACATAACGGATATCGACGATAAGATCATCAACAAAGCGAGCCAAAACGGCAAAGAGATAAAAGAGATAACAGATTTTTATACCGAAGCCTACCACAAAGAGATGGAGAAGCTTGGCGTAAAACGGCCAGATCTTGAGCCAAAAGCAACCGAATCGCTTGAAGCGATGTTTGAGCTGATACAAAAGCTTATCGATAGCAACCATGCCTACAAAACAGAAGACGGCGATGTCTATTTTGACACCTCAAGCGACAGTGAGTACCTCAAGCTCTCTTGCAGAATTCAAGATGAAGATGACAAAAAACAGCGTGTTGAGAGCTCCTCACAGAAAAAGAACAGTGCAGATTTTGCTCTATGGAAAAGCGTAAAAGACGACAGTGTAACATTTGATTCCCCTTTTGGCAGAGGTCGTCCGGGATGGCACTTGGAGTGTTCTGCCATGATAGAGAAGCATTTGGCGCATAAAGGCAGAAAGTTTGCCGTAGATATTCACGGCGGCGGGGCTGACCTGCTCTTTCCTCACCATGAAAACGAAGCGGCGCAGACAAGATGTGCGACAGACCACGCACTCGCAAACTACTGGATGCACAACGGTTTTGTAAATATAGACGGCGAGAAGATGTCTAAAAGCTTGGGAAACAGCTTTTTTTTGAAAGATGCTCTAAAAGTTTACGACGGAGAGGTTCTGCGTTTTTATCTTCTAAGTACGCACTACAGAAGCAACTTCAACTTCAACGAAGATGATCTGCTCGCTTCCAAGAAGAGACTAGACAAGATTTACAGACTCAAAAAACGCCTATTTGGGCTCACGCACAACAACGAGAAGACTGAGTTTCAGGAAAATCTTTTAAAAGCCCTAAACGATGACCTCAACATATCCGCTGCTTTGGCTCTCATAGATGAGATGCTATCTCACGCCAACGAGACGCTTGATGCGGCGGGAAAACACAAAGAGCTTAAGCGTGATACATTATCAAACCTTGCATACATAGAAGAGGTTTTGGGGTTTGGCGTAAAAAACCCTTACGAGTATTTTCAGTGGGGAGTCAACGAAGAGACAAAGGCAAAGATAGAGACGCTCATAAAGCAGAGAGATGAAGCAAAAAAAGCTAAAGATTTTGCAACCTCAGACAATATCCGCGATGAGATACTCTCCTTTGGCGTAAGTCTTATGGACACGCCTCAAGGTACGTTTTGGGAGAGGGTATAA